The Arabidopsis thaliana chromosome 5, partial sequence genomic interval aagtcTATGAGAAATTAACCCTCAAAAGCTGGTAAACGTACAAAATCTGTTGATTATGTAAAATATCTTTGCTTTCTAATTTGAGATCTTATTCAAAGCAtgagcaattttttttttttttggggtcaaaaGCATGagcaaataataattttgtcttttcgAATTAGATACtagttttcatatattcttATTCATTGATATCGATACTACATTCACATTGTATGTATATCTATGATTGATGATAAGAGTTGGGCCAaatgaaaactattttttttttattgggaaTTCATGAAagaaactagtttttttttttctttttgagttcTACCTAAAATTAATGCGCTTGCTTGGTTTTAGATCCAGATGTAATCGAACAGGCCGTATCAACATGTATATAGTTATTTATACTTGTTCATAATAGGTTTGGTTAAGGACTTTGGAATTGTCCGGTTTATGTCTAATTTAGATGTAAACCATTTGGTTATTTCTGGTTTGATGTCCGGTATTTGATAATGGATtggagaaaaattaaagagactactgttataaagaaaaagaattacaGTAATTAAGGATAACATTGTAAGTGAAATGTTATAAAAGACAACTGTTATAAACTGCGCTAGCTAGCATCTAGAGTGGACATTTGCTTTACTTGTGGCTTGTACTAATTGATCATCTGTCCACTAAAAATGTGTTTGTTCCTTTCATGAATAACAGCTTTTTATTTCCTAGAAGAAAAACTTGTGTTAGAATCTTGGTCAATCGTTATGGTTCATGTCCTTACTTGGCCTATGAAGAATGCCCTCTCAGGCCAGCTTAAATTGGGCTTTGGCTCTGGATgcaatttcttttcaattaaCTTTTGGCCCAACATAActtatgataataatataaagtatTGTTTTGAATCTCACATTATGTTACCAATCTTGATTTTTTAGAGAATTATGAATATCTGTAAAGAAACTGGACATACTGATCTCTCTTTTACGGACGTAGtttgtttgagaaaaacaacaaaataaaatctttggTTCATTCTATTTCGAGTGATTGAAACTAAGAGtaagcttttaaaattgaaTGAAACCAATTGGTTAATCTTATAAGTCGCACAACGCGAGAGCACTCTTTAAATTAGTAGtataattaaacattaaaGTAGATTGAATGTCATGCAACTTGGGTTCTCACTTCTCAGTAACTAACACACAATTCAAAACAAGTACCAACGAACGACCAAGTAAAtgtggtattttttttaaagtactCTGATCTTGTTCCTATGACTATGAGAATATGAGTATCCTACAAAAGTCTCCGTGAAACTTGTCTACCACTAATTATCGAATTTGTACTTTGAACTGTGCTTTGAGATGACATTCAAATTACAAGTCTAAACAAACTATGTTACCAAACCCAAAAAGGTTTTAGGAGATTTTGAGTTTCGATCCAATCCGAAAAAGGTTTGCATAAAATGTTATCATATTTACACCGTACCATTTTTTATCATCTCCTTTAATAAGATACCGTTAAATCTGAACCTTTACACAATATAATATcttaaggaaaacaaaacaaaataacaaaaagtgATTATAAAAGTATCCAGATTATATTTTAGCTAGagtttcaaaatcaatcaagtCGTTTACATGCGTTgcttcagatttttttttttttttttttttttttttgttaaataaacagcaaataaaaaagattgcGAGATTTGAgttcgtttcttcttcagaataGAAAATGAAGTGGAAAAATATAGTCTTTATCGAATACACTAAAATGAGAATAAAAACGACGTGAAGATTAGCGGAAGATACGGCgatgcttttgcttctttagTTATTTCAAGCtcaaatttctttaatttttctatctttgtaGATTTATTTAGGGGTctcatttatttatgttttacaaAGTCTCCCAGTCCATTAATTTCACTACTGCCAGCTAACAATCCCAATGAGAGATCATATTAGCtaatagtattattattgtaatttgtaattaataaaCTTGGAACCACATTCATTAATTGCTTCCATACATCAGCAtccattaatatttaaaatactttacaaatgattttcttaaaaattgtATCCATGCTTatgatgtatatattttttttaaataacaaagGTATCCTAATTTATGATCGGACAGCTTTATGTAGATTTAAACAAACCCTACACCCCCGAATTGATTCAACTTAACTAAACCGAAACCATTTTTAGGGCAATTCTCACAAATATTTCCAAATTTAGCATATCATCtctaaaatttcaaaaataccacaaaaacacaaaaaaacaatttaaaaaaaatgaagactttaagatttgaaaacttgggtttgggtttagtatttttgatttagggtttagtttttgtttaaatttaaaattatggcGTTTCACCTTATCTATATTGTTAAAGCTCTCacgaaaataatataattgttcacattaaaaaaacacacaatatAATcgttcaaatatttttttttaaaagcaaagagtaagaaaaatcatatatatgaaagttagCAAACTTTCTTCTTATAAGTGACATATCACTCCAACATCTGCCAcatgtgtttgttttggtctGTCTAATCGGTTTGCAATTTTGTTGTGTGTCTTCtgttaaatttgattatgaaGAGATTGTAGTCATCAAAAATAGAAGAATAAAAACTAAACGAATCAAGTATGCAAATTTTCTTATgcttaataataaattttgatttcagtttAACCTTTCTTATAATGTTTTCCACCCGTAAGACCAAACATAATCTAATTTCTTACTCTAGGATATTTACAGTTGAAATAAatgagtttatatatttcatgaaTGATCTTGGAGGTACATTCTCTAGATTAATTTGTAGCATAATATGGATGTCTTATTAGTTATATTGTTGAAATATATCCTAATTCATTTATTGGAGAGGAAgagatatataatttcatatatgGTGGTAGAGAAAAGACATAATTTCATAAGATGGATACGAAGTGAGAATTAAGGTGACTTATTAGAGGTGTTCATTTCTTTGCAGTTTCACTTCAAAAACTGAGTGATTATTTtcctaaataaaaataagttgaaTGTTTTTGTAAACTAAAGAGTTATTCTAAAACGGTAATCAAATTTGCTAGttaaaaaattacttttaaattataaaaagtgTACTTGCATGTGTATTGATTAAATCTCTCTACATTCATAATGACTTCGACTGATAAAATTAATAGACTCGAGCAATATCTATTTTGATCTCATGCCAGCTTCCtctcttaaaatattataacaaacaaaaataaaactacatCTAAATGTCATCATTTAATATTAGTAAGAACCGCCTATATAAACCTTTATGATAACATAACTACACAAACATTGTCTCTCTTTGCTTACCAATCTACAAtcttaaaaccatttttcGTTGTTTCGATTTCTCAAATCTCCTTAACCTCTCaaagcaaaaccaaagacaTAAAAAAGAAACCCCATACATCTCACTAGAACACCCTTTAGTACCAATGTCACTCATTAACGAACATTGCAATGAGCGTAATTACATCTCAACCCCAAATTCTTCAGAAGATCTCTCTTCACCACAGAATTGCGGATTAGACGAAGGAGCTTCAGCTTCAAGCAGTAGCACCATAAATTCTGATCATCAAAATAATCAAGGGTTTGTGTTTTACCCTTCCGGGGAAACCATTGAAGATCATAATTCTTTGATGGATTTCAATGCTTCATCATTCTTCACCTTTGATAATCACCGAAGCCTTATCTCTCCCGTGACCAACGGTGGTGCCTTCCCGGTCGTGGACGGGAACATGAGTTACAGCTATGATGGCTGGAGTCATCATCAAGTGGATAGTATTAGCCCTAGAGTCATCAAAACTCCAAATAGCTTTGAAACAACGAGCAGTTTTGGATTGACTTCAAACTCCATGAGTAAACCGGCCACAAACCATGGAAATGGAGACTGGTTATACTCTGGTTCAACTATTGTAAACATCGGTTCAAGGCACGAGTCCACGTCCCCTAAACTGGCTGGCAATAAACGGCCTTTCACGGTAACTATAAATTTAAGATTTGtgatttgtctttttcatATATCATTTAGATCAATCAAAGATGTTTAAAGTTTACCATCTAATGATCGATAGGGAGAGAACACACAACTTTCAAAGAAGCCGAGTAGCGGTACGAATGGAAAGATCAAGCCTAAGGCAACAACTTCACCTAAAGATCCACAAAGCCTAGCAGCCAAGGTTTGCGTTTTTTCTATTCATCAACATTTATTGTCAGGGTTCTCTTTTTGGATTTAAGTCAaggaaattaagaaatatatatgtgcTTTTGTCAATAAATTAACCAATACGAAAATATGTTTCTTGTATAGAACCGAAGAGAAAGGATAAGCGAACGCCTCAAGGTATTGCAAGAACTTGTACCGAATGGTACCAAGGTATGATAAATgtataagaaatttaattttatcgTAACCTTTTTTTTCAAACCTAGAGcgtaataaatatttttctgtactaatttttttttttaaaatctttatggTGGTTTTTATGTAGGTGGATTTGGTAACTATGCTTGAGAAAGCAATTGGCTATGTAAAGTTTCTTCAAGTACAAGTTAAGGTAATTAATCTTAACAAACATTCCGTCAACTATATATCATACTATGTCATATATAAGTAGGGTCTTTCAAGTATAttgatataaacaaaaaaactatgtcTTTTTATAGGTACTTGCAGCCGATGAGTTTTGGCCGGCACAAGGAGGGAAAGCTCCGGACATTTCTCAAGTTAAAGAAGCTATTGACGCAATCCTCTCATCATCACAACGAGATAGTAACTCAACTAGAGAAACAAGTATAGCAGAATAATTccgaccaaaacaaaaagtatagCAGAATAATTAGTTACTAAATGTATCGGCATTAATTATAATACCAAACAAGTCATCACTTTTGAATTCGgtttaaaaaatagttaattggTGACGTTACAGATCGAGAAGTTATTGATTCCTTTAAGGCTTTAATTATGTAAGAGCCAACACATTGAAGTCACCGACGATATGTCAGACGTCGGTCCACACGAGCATGGAATCTTATAGTAGATTAGATATGTAATAGTTATATATGTGGAGgtatgtttctatttttgtatgttttgtaATTCTCCAAGTATGCGTAATGTGATGTTGCAAAAGTTTGGTTTCTGAGTTTTACTTTAAGATatcttttataaaatgttttcatgAATTGAACTAAGTGTTGTTAAGTTTTGAGATATTATGCATGTAATTAAGTGTTAATAGCTTAATCGATAATACATCTATGCAAAGTTTAGAAGTCACTGATACGAATAACATTTAAGGGGAAACTATATTAAATGTTATGGTTTCCTACCCGAGAAACAGACCTAGATCCGAACCTCTTAGtaattaaaagacaaaaaatatttattatgaaTGTCTATATTTCTACATACGATGCAGTAAGGCAACGAAAAAATCAACTATTTCattagaaattaaaacttaaatcctccttaaaacccttttaaatttattttttcagttGTGACTGTTTAGCTTACGTCCATTTCTGCACTTTTGTTcgttaaaaataaactaataatagtAATGTTACatagtatatatgtatgatgtATCCTTGCCGAAGTATGTTTTGAATGTTATATATGTACCTAACCAAGGGGTATACCCTAGAGGTATAGTTCTATTTTTGTACTTTTAGATAGGGTATGTAatattttgtccaaaaaaaaaaaaaaaaagatagggTATGTAATATATCAATTTAATGGCTTGATCCCTTTACAAGAGTATGTAGACAACATTTCTCAAGGTGCAGCTATAACATAAAGAAAATCtcaatttgacatttttacTTCATCGTTGAGCTCGAACTTTACTGAAATCCTCCTCAAAACCACCTTGATTTATCATCCGATTTACTTATGTGCGAGTTCTATTCGCACGATATGTATATTaagtatatttcttttaaagatGGACGGTAGGATTAGTCAAATTTTAATGCACATACACACGAAGTGAAATTAAAGAAGTCACTTTACATTAGTATTAGAGTATCATCAGCAAAAATAACAtgcaaacaaatatttttaagcaTCTTCGGAAATTATACATGTCTTGTAACGTCTTCTATTAAATATCATCCTCTTTTTaattaacgttttttttttctaactcaTGGAGTATACGTTTATCAGAAACGATAAATGATAAATCTAAGTATAAGGTGATATTTCATTTACCatgcatctttttttttggttataaccAAACAATTTGCATCTTTTATTGTTgaattacttttctttttcttttcaataaacAATTAGCTTTAATCAACTGATTAGAAGACATACTTAATTAAGATCTAAATCATCATCCCAAGGTCAAACCATGTCCTTCTGTGAAAGATTAGGGATACGTGCTCGATATATTATAAACAACTTCATTCTTTAGCATagttttaatgttaaaaaattaaggtgaagaatatttacattttctatTCAATAATCACATGAAATAACTACATTATGTTGACAATCCCACTTTAGGAGCTGTACTTGTAATTGTGTACTTGCATTATTGGTGTACTTTGCGTAACTTCTATTAAGTGAATAAGACAAACTACGTTATTGGGATAATTAGacaacaaatcttttaaacaaCTACTtacaaagataaattaaacaattaaaatatttgcaaCCAATATTACTTTCGTTTTTTTATctcaacaattaaaatatttacggtAATCAAGTttgttaatataaaaaaaaaaatatatatatatatatatatatatatatatatatatatatatcagtttTAGAGTATACAAgtttcatattaattttttagtgGTCACCGGTTAATAATATGCATCTCATAAAAACATgctaaaatctttattttatgccatttacttttattgacacaaattatttagttattaaaaaatttaatttttctttctcatattattttaaatatacaaaatgcgttattcttttctaaaagtttcaaattaaTAGTTCGGTTGGTATCTAATTATATCTCATACTCTCATAGTATTAGATTTGTTGACATTCCTTTGAAGATTCCCTCGTTTATAATTAGTTGataaattttacaatatatttgtATGCCCCATAATCAGGGACACGTCATATTCTATGTATAATCCAGATCACTTCATGCATAAAAGTTACAGTCTTATCATTTACCGGATACTTTCTTtgtgatatttaattttgctacctatattttggttttgcattTACGTACCAGTTATTATTATACTTTGGAAAAGGatttactatttaaaacaagATCACGTAGTCACATACCAATTATTTGTAATCTTATTGTTAAAACATGAATTCTTGAATAAGTTTTAGCAATGATCGGTTGTAATATGACAAACTATATGGTCTTTACAGTTGTCTCGTGCATTATTTTGTTAGGCCATCTCCAACGGAACtgcaaaactttaaaatagtGTGGGaatgttaattttttctcTCCAACCAAACTGTATAATTTACACTATTATAGTgtgattccttttttttcaacaGTATATCACTATATTTGGTGTGTCACTGTAGACAACGGCAAAAGAtagaatattattattttttacttttgtataattatatattaaaaaagcCTATATAGTTACAGtagattaaaaattatttatattgttatttaataatctaaataagttttgtaatgaaaattaATGTAGCAAAactattttggtatttttgaattttaattgtATGAATTATTAATTACTCGGCTTTTCTGAAATTAATACACACTTTGGTTGGAAATACATAATAGAATTCAATTAGccatttattatttgtaagtttatattaattaatgaattaaaaaaactattaaataataaagacaaattttagttacataatataataatagagaataataattttagtgTAATATTTAGTGTTATGGTTGGAGATGCCTTAGGAAGATAGCGAATGTTTGCACAAAAATTGCAATGCATTTAATATCCGATATGACGTCATAATCTCTTAATTAAGTCTCAAGTACTCATTTATTTACATATCCAAATcttctaaaattaataatatttttttttggtatgaacaAAATTAAGCGTGTtggggaaaaagaaaaaaagagagttagTTGTGCTAACGTAGATTACTTTGATGATATGTCTTATTGGTAATGCGTATGACCTTGtcatatttaaagaaaatctataa includes:
- the RSL1 gene encoding RHD SIX-LIKE 1 (RHD SIX-LIKE 1 (RSL1); FUNCTIONS IN: DNA binding, sequence-specific DNA binding transcription factor activity; INVOLVED IN: regulation of transcription; LOCATED IN: nucleus; CONTAINS InterPro DOMAIN/s: Helix-loop-helix DNA-binding domain (InterPro:IPR001092), Helix-loop-helix DNA-binding (InterPro:IPR011598); BEST Arabidopsis thaliana protein match is: ROOT HAIR DEFECTIVE6 (TAIR:AT1G66470.1); Has 1807 Blast hits to 1807 proteins in 277 species: Archae - 0; Bacteria - 0; Metazoa - 736; Fungi - 347; Plants - 385; Viruses - 0; Other Eukaryotes - 339 (source: NCBI BLink).), translating into MSLINEHCNERNYISTPNSSEDLSSPQNCGLDEGASASSSSTINSDHQNNQGFVFYPSGETIEDHNSLMDFNASSFFTFDNHRSLISPVTNGGAFPVVDGNMSYSYDGWSHHQVDSISPRVIKTPNSFETTSSFGLTSNSMSKPATNHGNGDWLYSGSTIVNIGSRHESTSPKLAGNKRPFTGENTQLSKKPSSGTNGKIKPKATTSPKDPQSLAAKNRRERISERLKVLQELVPNGTKVDLVTMLEKAIGYVKFLQVQVKVLAADEFWPAQGGKAPDISQVKEAIDAILSSSQRDSNSTRETSIAE